A window of the Tiliqua scincoides isolate rTilSci1 chromosome 5, rTilSci1.hap2, whole genome shotgun sequence genome harbors these coding sequences:
- the LOC136652146 gene encoding twisted gastrulation protein homolog 1-like, with product MLHSVALLLGAVTCAVSSPGGRCNKALCASDVSKCLLQEVCQCEANPAGCPCCQECAFCLGNLWESCCECVGLCDEQLTLAPRPALRSSMHDLMSPVPSLFRALMAISDNDPPMGWSILTLPVEEELRQNHANGGHLLLGPHTGLAFPNVKELNATVPPCQAIFFNECLSMSRCRTACQSVGAWRYRWFHNACCQCLGPDCQGYGGAQAQCSRCRD from the exons ATGCTCCACAGCGTGGCCTTGCTTCTGGGAGCAGTGACATGCGCTGTATCATCCCCAGGGGGCAGGTGCAACAAGGCGCTTTGTGCCAGCGATGTTAGTAAGTGCCTGCTGCAG GAAGTGTGCCAGTGTGAGGCCAACCCTGCCGGCTGCCCGTGCTGTCAGGAGTGTGCCTTTTGCCTGGGCAATTTGTGGGAGTCGTGCTgtgaatgtgtgg GGCTGTGTGATGAGCAGCTGACCTTGGCTCCCCGCCCTGCCCTGCGCAGCTCTATGCACGACCTGATGTCACCTGTGCCCTCGCTCTTCCGGGCACTCATGGCCATCTCTGACAATGACCCCCCCATGGGCTGGAGCATCCTGACCCTTCCGGTTGAAGAGGAGTTGAGGCAGAACCATGCAAACGGGGGACACCTTTTGCTGGGGCCACACACAG gtttGGCCTTTCCAAATGTCAAGGAGCTCAATGCCACAGTGCCACCCTGCCAGGCTATTTTTTTCAACGAGTGCCTGTCCATGAGCCGATGCCGAACAGCTTGTCAGTCGGTTGGAGCCTGGCGCTATCGCTGGTTCCACAATGCCTGCTGCCAGTGTCTGGGGCCTGACTGCCAGGGCTATGGAGGAGCCCAGGCACAATGTTCCCGCTGCCGGGACTGA